One Tachysurus fulvidraco isolate hzauxx_2018 chromosome 2, HZAU_PFXX_2.0, whole genome shotgun sequence DNA segment encodes these proteins:
- the rem1 gene encoding GTP-binding protein REM 1 codes for MMLNTQRESRDVVRRRASTPVSSSQHRVMHREPQHPPLAQSASYQAGDTKLHLGAHWSSDSEGSDSSGNECLYQVILLGDHGVGKSSLARIFAGIQEKDAPNCIGENMYERTLTVDEEETTLIVMDTWEAEKQEEDETWVQDYCMQVGKAYVIVYSITDHSSFESASELRIQLRHIRQAENIPIILVGNKSDLVRCREVSVEEGRACAVVFDCKFIETSASLNHNVQELFEGIVKQIRLRRDSKETNTHRRSIYKRKESITKKARHFLDRLVAMNNKKMALKVRSKSCHDLGVL; via the exons ATGATGCTGAATACACAAAGAGAGAGTAGAGATGTAGTGAGAAGAAGAGCCAGCACTCCAGTATCCTCCTCTCAACATAGAGTAATGCACAGAGAACCTCAGCATCCTCCTCTCGCACAGTCTGCCTCCTACCAGGCTGGAGACACAAAACTCCACCTAGGAGCTCATTGGTCCTCCGACTCGGAGGGGTCAGACAGTTCAGGTAATGAGTGTCTCTACCAGGTCATCCTACTTGGTGATCATGGAGTCGGAAAGTCCAGCCTTGCTAGAATCTTTGCTGGAATCCAGGAAAAAGATGCTCCAAACTGCATAGGTG AGAACATGTATGAAAGAACACTGACAGTGGATGAAGAAGAAACCACCCTCATAGTAATGGACACATGGGAAGCAGAAAAGCAG GAAGAAGATGAGACGTGGGTTCAGGACTACTGCATGCAGGTTGGGAAGGCATATGTCATTGTTTACTCCATCACGGACCACAGCAGCTTTGAGAGTGCATCAGAGCTGCGCATCCAACTGCGACACATCCGTCAGGCTGAAAATATTCCCATCATTCTTGTGGGCAACAAGAGTGACTTGGTGCGCTGTCGAGAAGTATCAGTGGAAG AGGGTCGGGCATGTGCCGTTGTTTTTGACTGCAAATTCATTGAGACATCAGCATCATTGAACCACAATGTGCAAGAGCTGTTTGAAGGCATCGTGAAGCAGATCCGTCTTCGGCGGGATAGCAAAGAGACCAACACACACCGGCGCTCCATTTATAAGCGTAAAGAGAGCATCACCAAAAAGGCCCGCCACTTCCTTGACAGACTGGTGGCAATGAACAACAAAAAGATGGCCTTGAAAGTGCGTTCCAAATCCTGCCATGACTTGGGCGTGTTGTGA